One Sediminicola sp. YIK13 DNA segment encodes these proteins:
- the bshA gene encoding N-acetyl-alpha-D-glucosaminyl L-malate synthase BshA, with protein sequence MKIAIVCYPTFGGSGVVATELGIALANRGHEIHFVTYKQPVRLELLNNRIHFHEVHVPEYALFHYQPYELALSSKLVDTVKLYGIELLHVHYAIPHAYAGYMAKKMLEEDGIYLPMITTLHGTDITLVGKHPFYKPAVTFSINKSDVVTSVSASLKKNTLDLFDIKQDIEVIPNFIDKRKYSTKFTDCQRSLMANDDERIITHISNFRKVKRIPDIIHIFDKIQKEIPAKLIMVGEGPEKEGAELLVEKLGLTDRVVFLGNSNQIDKILCFSDLFLLPSESESFGLAALEAMINKVPVISSNAGGIAEVNQHGITGFLSDIGDIDEMAANALRILRDDNELEKFKANAVRVAETFDIANVLPLYEAVYEKAYKARFNTSY encoded by the coding sequence ATAGAGGGCACGAAATTCATTTTGTTACCTATAAGCAACCGGTTCGTTTGGAATTGTTGAACAATAGGATACATTTTCATGAAGTACATGTTCCGGAGTACGCATTGTTCCATTATCAGCCTTATGAATTGGCGCTTTCCAGTAAATTGGTAGATACCGTTAAATTATACGGGATAGAACTTTTACACGTTCATTATGCCATACCCCATGCCTATGCAGGATATATGGCCAAAAAGATGTTGGAGGAAGATGGGATATACCTGCCCATGATCACTACCCTTCACGGAACCGATATTACCCTGGTTGGGAAACATCCCTTTTACAAGCCCGCGGTAACGTTCAGCATCAATAAGTCCGATGTGGTGACCTCTGTATCAGCCAGTTTAAAGAAAAATACCTTGGATTTGTTTGATATCAAGCAGGATATTGAGGTAATTCCCAATTTTATAGATAAAAGAAAATACAGCACCAAGTTTACCGACTGTCAGCGTTCCTTAATGGCTAATGATGATGAGCGTATCATAACCCATATCAGTAATTTTAGAAAAGTAAAAAGAATCCCCGATATCATCCACATTTTTGATAAGATCCAAAAGGAAATTCCCGCTAAGTTGATTATGGTGGGGGAAGGGCCAGAAAAGGAAGGTGCGGAGTTATTGGTAGAAAAATTAGGTCTTACGGATAGAGTAGTATTCTTGGGGAACAGCAACCAAATTGATAAAATCCTTTGTTTCTCAGATTTATTTCTTCTGCCATCTGAATCTGAAAGTTTTGGATTGGCCGCTTTGGAAGCTATGATCAATAAGGTACCGGTCATTTCCAGTAATGCAGGAGGGATTGCAGAAGTGAACCAACACGGTATCACAGGATTCCTTAGCGATATTGGTGATATTGATGAAATGGCAGCCAATGCTCTGAGAATACTTAGGGATGATAATGAATTGGAGAAATTTAAGGCCAATGCAGTGAGGGTTGCCGAAACCTTTGATATTGCCAATGTCTTGCCTTTATATGAAGCGGTCTATGAAAAAGCATATAAGGCCCGTTTTAACACTTCCTATTGA
- a CDS encoding porin family protein: MNFHKSSLLLLLLVAFFANQNLFGQNTPTKSKDDIIYSYWLVGLGLNVVDDSNNGLSDFLSVKDTWNSVPYPSRISIGQYYENGLGIEAIISINTYKVGKIINDTINTEESSYFGLDGRISYDLNKLLKKNGWFNPYVGVGGGITSADNFPRGTYNASIGIRTWFTNNLALDINTTVKWPIQGYDVNSHLQHAASLVYKFGKQRKPPTRNLPSREELMVEIKKEKDTIVKEEVQTSLISDEIKSTDLAVEKNKLPKKDEFDASNENKSKPGLTFKVQVMALSRNVALDSDIFKGLENLSVETNGSLFRYVHGEFSTYAEAYTYRNFAIDKGYPTSFVVPYKNGERISILEAIEYLEN; this comes from the coding sequence TTGAATTTTCATAAATCCTCCCTTCTTCTGCTACTATTGGTTGCTTTTTTTGCCAATCAAAACCTCTTTGGACAGAATACCCCAACAAAATCAAAGGACGATATTATTTACAGTTATTGGCTCGTGGGCTTAGGGTTAAATGTGGTTGATGATTCCAATAATGGTCTAAGTGATTTTCTGTCTGTTAAAGATACCTGGAACAGTGTTCCCTACCCTTCAAGAATTAGTATTGGGCAATATTATGAAAATGGCTTAGGGATAGAGGCTATAATCAGTATAAATACCTATAAGGTAGGTAAAATAATAAATGATACCATCAACACAGAAGAATCTTCATACTTTGGTCTGGATGGGCGTATAAGCTACGATCTAAATAAACTACTCAAGAAAAATGGATGGTTCAATCCCTATGTAGGTGTAGGTGGAGGCATAACCAGTGCCGATAACTTCCCAAGAGGCACATATAATGCTTCCATTGGCATCAGAACATGGTTTACCAATAATTTGGCGTTAGATATAAATACTACGGTGAAATGGCCCATACAAGGATATGATGTAAACTCTCATCTACAACATGCTGCTAGCTTGGTTTATAAATTTGGAAAACAAAGAAAGCCACCTACTAGGAATTTGCCAAGCAGAGAAGAATTAATGGTAGAAATTAAAAAGGAGAAAGATACTATTGTTAAGGAGGAAGTACAAACTTCATTAATTTCGGACGAAATTAAGTCTACAGATTTAGCTGTAGAAAAGAATAAACTGCCTAAAAAAGACGAATTTGATGCTTCCAATGAAAATAAATCAAAACCTGGACTAACATTTAAAGTGCAGGTAATGGCTCTTTCGAGAAATGTAGCGTTGGATTCTGATATCTTTAAAGGGTTGGAAAATCTCTCCGTAGAAACAAATGGATCCCTTTTTAGATACGTTCATGGGGAGTTTAGTACCTATGCTGAAGCATATACTTACAGAAATTTTGCGATTGATAAGGGGTATCCAACCTCTTTTGTGGTTCCCTATAAAAACGGGGAGCGTATTTCAATACTAGAGGCTATAGAATATTTAGAAAATTAA
- a CDS encoding OmpA family protein, translated as MKNFHFNLFVAFSLVVTLVSAQESMELTAKDSIVKSSWVVGLGINIVDDTSSPYGGNLLDIKDSWNTVPYPSSVSIARNFSNGLGLKAVGSYNKYKVGKLIDGAINMAERDYYAIDGMVSYDLNKLFGETGWFDPFLQAGAGYSSIGDIGRTTGNAGFGFNTWFSDTWGLNFNTMGKWGLEEGSTKQVQHSAGVVYRFGVEKALSKKGMEHLASIEAMKKEQQRVQDSTDAADRAKELAKRMAEEQEAARLAAAEKTRIEAENKRRAQIENDIKNLGKIYFAFNSSTLNTESKATLTQLATLMDATPSITLEVASYTDSRGPANYNLGLSERRVKSTIDYLLGQGLSSERLIPKAYGETNLVNECDDNTPCSAAKHRLNRRSEFLVIRF; from the coding sequence ATGAAAAATTTTCACTTTAATTTATTTGTCGCGTTTTCCCTTGTTGTAACCCTAGTTTCCGCTCAGGAAAGTATGGAATTGACCGCTAAGGACAGTATAGTTAAAAGTTCATGGGTTGTAGGGCTAGGTATTAATATAGTAGACGATACATCTTCGCCATATGGTGGCAATTTATTGGATATAAAAGATAGCTGGAACACAGTGCCTTACCCTTCTTCTGTAAGTATAGCAAGAAATTTCAGTAACGGATTAGGCCTAAAAGCTGTTGGTTCCTACAATAAATATAAGGTTGGAAAACTGATTGATGGTGCAATCAATATGGCCGAAAGGGATTACTATGCCATTGATGGGATGGTAAGCTATGATCTAAATAAATTATTTGGTGAAACAGGCTGGTTTGATCCATTTCTTCAAGCTGGTGCAGGTTATAGTTCTATAGGGGATATAGGCAGAACAACTGGTAATGCTGGTTTTGGGTTTAATACCTGGTTCAGTGATACTTGGGGACTTAATTTTAATACCATGGGAAAATGGGGTTTAGAAGAAGGGTCTACAAAACAAGTACAACATTCCGCTGGGGTAGTATATCGCTTTGGGGTTGAAAAAGCATTGTCCAAAAAAGGAATGGAGCATTTGGCTTCAATTGAGGCAATGAAAAAAGAACAACAACGAGTTCAAGATTCAACGGATGCGGCTGACAGGGCTAAGGAATTGGCCAAACGTATGGCAGAGGAACAGGAGGCTGCCAGACTTGCCGCAGCAGAAAAGACTAGGATAGAGGCTGAAAACAAAAGAAGGGCACAAATAGAAAATGATATTAAAAATCTAGGTAAGATTTACTTTGCTTTCAATTCAAGTACATTAAACACCGAATCTAAGGCAACATTGACCCAATTGGCGACATTAATGGATGCCACGCCATCAATAACTTTGGAAGTGGCCTCATATACGGATAGCAGGGGGCCTGCCAATTACAACCTTGGGCTATCGGAAAGAAGGGTGAAGTCGACCATAGATTATTTGTTGGGTCAGGGTCTTTCGTCTGAAAGACTGATTCCAAAAGCCTATGGAGAGACCAATTTGGTCAACGAATGTGATGATAATACGCCTTGTTCTGCTGCCAAACACAGATTGAATAGAAGGTCTGAATTTTTGGTAATTCGATTTTAA
- a CDS encoding carbamoyltransferase family protein has protein sequence MIILGLNYYFHDSTACIVKDGKLVAAIEEERLNRDKHTQAFPELAVKRCLKLAGLTFNDIDHIAVSIKPTTHWFKKLIYVLIHLKSFVPFMGHHVVNSYAKQRRFWIWYNRNWNKDKGPKVHFIEHHLTHVAGTFFVSPYKEAALLGIDGSGEWATTWIGYGKENTIEKYGESFFPHSFGSFYEAVTEFCGFKPNYDEGKTMGLAPMGNPETFIKQVRDIVKVTPEGQVRIDLSYFNYQHIVGKKCSNKFYKTFGQPRLSDGPFLQYHMDVAAAFQRVLEERVLEICTILHSKTKADYLVISGGVSLNSVMNGRIVRESPFKDVYVMPAAGDNGTAIGAAYYLYNGIFKKTRNYVHDNPYLSTSYTNEEIKAAIDRAKLKAEYVEDIGERAALLLEQGKIIGWFQGTMEIGPRALGSRSILANPAFPQMKDKINAQVKFREAYRPFAPSATLESYKEYFDLQVEDPFMLKVCNVLKEKQHILPAITHVDGSARLQTVDKNIHPLYHDVITKLGLKTGVPVVLNTSFNVQGEPVVESPFDALRCFYSNGLDALCIGNYVIEK, from the coding sequence ATGATAATACTTGGCCTTAACTACTATTTCCACGATTCTACAGCGTGTATTGTCAAAGATGGAAAACTTGTAGCTGCTATTGAAGAAGAACGTTTAAATAGGGATAAGCATACACAGGCGTTTCCTGAGCTTGCTGTTAAAAGATGTTTAAAGTTAGCAGGATTAACTTTCAATGATATTGATCATATAGCAGTGTCTATAAAGCCAACCACACATTGGTTTAAGAAGTTAATTTACGTTTTAATACATCTAAAGAGTTTTGTGCCCTTTATGGGGCATCATGTAGTCAATTCATATGCCAAACAAAGGCGTTTCTGGATATGGTATAATAGGAATTGGAACAAAGACAAGGGACCTAAAGTCCACTTTATTGAACACCATCTTACACATGTTGCAGGTACTTTTTTTGTTTCTCCTTATAAGGAAGCAGCTCTTCTGGGTATAGATGGTTCTGGAGAATGGGCCACTACTTGGATAGGCTATGGTAAAGAAAATACCATTGAAAAATATGGTGAAAGCTTTTTCCCACATTCTTTTGGATCCTTTTATGAGGCCGTTACCGAGTTTTGTGGTTTCAAACCCAATTACGATGAGGGTAAAACTATGGGGCTTGCCCCGATGGGGAATCCGGAAACCTTCATTAAGCAAGTAAGGGATATTGTTAAGGTAACTCCAGAGGGGCAGGTAAGAATTGATTTGAGCTATTTTAACTATCAACATATCGTAGGAAAGAAATGTTCAAATAAATTCTATAAAACGTTTGGGCAACCAAGATTGTCGGATGGTCCATTTTTGCAATATCATATGGATGTTGCAGCTGCATTCCAAAGGGTGTTGGAAGAACGAGTATTGGAAATCTGTACTATTCTCCATTCAAAAACAAAAGCTGACTATTTGGTGATTTCTGGGGGCGTTTCTTTAAACAGCGTTATGAACGGAAGGATTGTTAGAGAAAGTCCTTTCAAAGATGTCTATGTAATGCCAGCGGCCGGCGACAATGGGACGGCAATTGGTGCAGCGTATTATTTGTACAATGGCATATTTAAGAAAACTAGGAACTATGTACACGATAATCCATATCTAAGTACCAGTTATACCAATGAGGAAATAAAGGCGGCCATTGATAGAGCCAAATTGAAGGCAGAATATGTAGAGGATATTGGGGAGCGAGCAGCACTATTGTTAGAACAAGGGAAAATAATAGGATGGTTCCAAGGGACCATGGAAATTGGACCAAGAGCATTGGGCAGTAGGAGTATTTTGGCGAACCCAGCCTTTCCACAGATGAAGGACAAGATAAATGCACAGGTAAAATTTAGGGAAGCGTATAGGCCTTTTGCTCCATCCGCCACATTGGAATCCTACAAGGAATATTTTGATCTTCAAGTAGAGGATCCTTTTATGCTCAAGGTATGTAATGTACTAAAAGAGAAGCAACATATTTTGCCAGCGATTACCCATGTGGATGGTAGTGCACGCTTGCAAACCGTTGATAAAAATATTCATCCTTTATATCATGATGTCATTACCAAGTTAGGTTTAAAGACAGGTGTACCGGTAGTATTGAACACTAGTTTTAATGTACAGGGGGAACCCGTGGTGGAATCTCCTTTTGATGCTTTGAGATGCTTTTATTCCAATGGACTAGATGCATTATGCATTGGGAACTATGTAATTGAGAAGTAA
- a CDS encoding ATP-grasp domain-containing protein, with product MKKGMSENKNSLSILIPDGEWVGLARQVKDCLSMVPDIKIYLMSNEKKNSIRYSRFVTRFIFYPKTNNEIEWISNINNELLVHKIDLIIPLWEDGIRSLIKYKELLTDSSKLVILPTLDMFDIANNKALLVNHLISYRIPGPRSVYLKLKEFKEHDEFTYPFLMKPIGGEGGGKGIVEFRSRNDFNSYFQENSTSTQNYLFQEFIKGYDIDCSVLCKNGIILAYTIQKGMLYNNKKYAPPIGLEFIHNNQLYAVVEKLMKSLNWSGIAHIDLRYDEIVGDFKVIEINTRFWGSTNASLIAGINFPELLCLTSLNLDFEVPHYRHIKFLSIDGLKWIIKSKNSNILNLKFIYNNTPLKYMARDPLPTIMGWLYKIESIIHL from the coding sequence ATGAAAAAGGGAATGTCTGAAAATAAAAATAGTTTATCTATCCTTATACCAGATGGTGAATGGGTTGGTTTAGCAAGACAAGTAAAAGACTGTTTATCTATGGTCCCAGATATTAAAATATATCTAATGTCCAATGAAAAAAAAAATTCAATCCGATATTCGAGATTCGTCACCCGCTTCATTTTTTACCCAAAAACTAATAATGAAATAGAATGGATTTCAAATATTAACAATGAATTACTAGTCCATAAAATTGATTTAATTATACCATTATGGGAAGATGGGATTAGGAGTTTAATAAAATATAAAGAATTACTTACAGATAGTTCGAAGTTGGTTATTTTACCGACTTTAGATATGTTTGATATAGCTAATAATAAGGCATTACTAGTAAATCACTTGATATCTTATCGAATACCAGGACCTAGATCCGTATATCTTAAATTAAAGGAATTTAAGGAACATGATGAATTTACTTACCCATTTTTGATGAAACCAATTGGAGGTGAAGGAGGAGGGAAAGGTATTGTTGAATTTAGGAGTAGGAACGATTTTAATAGTTATTTTCAAGAAAATTCTACGAGCACCCAGAATTACCTTTTTCAGGAATTTATAAAAGGATATGATATTGATTGTAGTGTACTTTGTAAAAACGGGATAATACTGGCTTATACTATACAGAAAGGTATGCTCTATAATAATAAAAAATATGCTCCACCAATAGGTCTGGAATTCATTCATAATAATCAATTATACGCCGTAGTGGAAAAACTCATGAAATCTCTGAATTGGTCTGGAATAGCACATATAGACCTTAGGTATGATGAAATAGTTGGTGATTTTAAGGTGATTGAGATTAATACAAGGTTTTGGGGTTCAACAAATGCATCATTGATAGCGGGAATAAATTTTCCTGAACTATTATGTCTAACTTCCTTAAATCTAGATTTTGAGGTTCCACATTATAGGCATATTAAATTTTTGAGTATCGATGGCCTTAAATGGATAATTAAAAGTAAAAATAGTAATATTCTAAATTTAAAATTTATTTACAATAATACCCCTTTAAAATACATGGCCAGGGATCCACTGCCGACTATAATGGGATGGTTATATAAAATTGAAAGTATAATTCATCTTTAA
- a CDS encoding GNAT family N-acetyltransferase encodes MVSKIISKKNFYFTFFEKNKISNVYKEIWYLNHEVVDLSVLSPDGPENTTEVLLLELFPSYFIPKFNIKDGIEIKKLFRVKGFCINTDNLKDIDSYIQANFKPNLRTSLRRRIKGLETSFDVRYKLFYGQITGEEYEFLMNALHTMLKRRFNQRNDQTMALHHWDHYYKSVFSLINQKKASLYVIYDGKNPIQISLSYHFEKIICLAIPSYNIDYAKFGLGNIAVHKLLEWCISNDYEILDMGFGAFDYKLKWCNHTYDFEHHVFYKKKSLLALLALHFISFRTWLINYLLAIGLNKQYHKIKSLFSKTSVTVDFEYEMIPATDSLEFSLETPPIDFINDSSFAFLKKSVYDFLYTQKEHISKVKVYEIKKNESYLIKSQKDTQKVVFQKN; translated from the coding sequence ATGGTATCCAAAATTATAAGTAAAAAGAATTTTTATTTTACATTTTTCGAAAAAAACAAAATTTCAAATGTTTATAAAGAAATTTGGTACTTAAACCATGAAGTGGTAGACCTGTCTGTCTTAAGCCCTGATGGGCCTGAGAATACCACTGAAGTCTTATTGTTAGAATTATTCCCTTCCTATTTTATCCCAAAATTCAACATTAAAGATGGTATTGAGATAAAAAAATTATTTAGAGTAAAAGGTTTCTGCATAAACACCGATAACTTAAAGGATATAGATAGCTATATACAAGCAAATTTTAAGCCTAATTTGAGAACATCTTTAAGAAGAAGAATAAAAGGATTGGAAACCTCCTTTGATGTACGTTATAAACTCTTCTATGGGCAAATTACAGGTGAAGAATATGAATTCTTAATGAACGCCTTGCACACCATGCTCAAAAGAAGGTTCAACCAGCGTAATGATCAAACTATGGCTCTACACCATTGGGATCATTATTATAAGAGTGTTTTCTCATTGATTAACCAAAAGAAGGCTTCTTTATATGTTATATATGACGGAAAAAATCCTATACAAATATCCTTAAGTTACCATTTCGAAAAAATTATATGCCTGGCAATTCCTTCTTACAACATTGATTATGCCAAATTTGGCCTTGGGAACATAGCCGTGCACAAACTATTGGAATGGTGTATCTCCAATGATTATGAAATACTAGATATGGGATTTGGGGCCTTCGACTATAAATTAAAATGGTGCAACCATACCTATGATTTTGAACATCACGTATTTTACAAAAAGAAATCCTTGCTCGCACTCTTAGCGTTACATTTTATTTCATTTAGAACATGGCTCATTAATTATCTTCTGGCCATAGGTTTAAATAAACAATATCATAAAATAAAATCCCTTTTTAGCAAGACAAGTGTAACTGTTGATTTTGAATATGAGATGATTCCAGCCACGGATAGTTTAGAATTTAGCTTAGAAACACCACCTATTGATTTTATAAATGACTCTTCTTTTGCCTTTCTAAAAAAATCTGTTTATGACTTTTTATACACCCAAAAGGAGCATATATCAAAGGTAAAGGTATATGAAATCAAGAAAAATGAATCTTATCTAATAAAAAGCCAGAAGGATACTCAAAAGGTTGTTTTTCAGAAAAATTAG
- a CDS encoding GNAT family N-acetyltransferase — protein sequence MDLKEKFKTDFFMTLFEKREIPDIYQKIAYADNGKTLYEADAEVKHGQEKHQLYIVALIPEYLNTFLKKENQYIQKTYYQNNLGYAIRMKDVINIDSYLKSQFKSNHKIVKRSLTRLESCFNINYKTFFGRISKEEYNFLMSTLKEFLVRRFAQRNDEHKKLREWNIILDNTFDQINRKEASLFIIYDDKKPIDISLNYHMDKIVFSAISSYDIDYYKFGVGHVEMIKLVEWCLLDQFEFLELGYGDLEFKRRWCNHIYQFKYQVIYNKNVLFTPIIATFHVYKLTLKEYLKAKKVNVLIKRVKDSISISRLKETNNRNDLIYEKTPITNMESLGDVEKVDLENVTYRFLKGVLYDFLYATVEHKSNTSIFKITQNPNSYLIKGKNSMQQILIKN from the coding sequence ATGGATTTAAAAGAAAAATTTAAAACTGATTTTTTTATGACCCTCTTTGAAAAAAGAGAAATACCCGATATCTATCAAAAAATAGCATACGCAGATAATGGCAAAACCCTTTATGAGGCTGATGCCGAAGTAAAGCATGGACAAGAAAAGCACCAACTATATATAGTGGCTTTAATCCCTGAATATTTGAATACTTTCCTAAAAAAGGAAAATCAGTATATCCAAAAAACATATTATCAGAACAATCTTGGATATGCCATCCGTATGAAGGATGTGATCAATATAGACAGTTATCTAAAATCCCAATTTAAATCCAACCATAAGATTGTTAAGCGGAGTCTTACCCGACTGGAATCTTGTTTCAACATCAATTATAAAACATTTTTTGGCAGAATCTCCAAGGAGGAATATAATTTTTTAATGTCCACCTTAAAGGAATTCCTGGTTAGAAGGTTTGCCCAGCGCAATGATGAGCATAAGAAATTGAGAGAATGGAACATTATTCTTGATAATACCTTTGATCAAATTAACCGTAAAGAAGCATCATTATTTATAATTTATGATGATAAGAAGCCTATTGATATCTCTTTAAATTATCATATGGATAAGATAGTTTTTAGTGCCATATCCTCCTATGATATCGACTATTATAAATTTGGGGTTGGACACGTAGAAATGATCAAATTGGTAGAATGGTGCCTACTAGACCAATTTGAGTTTCTAGAATTGGGATACGGTGATTTGGAATTTAAACGAAGATGGTGTAACCATATTTATCAATTTAAATATCAAGTCATCTACAATAAAAATGTCTTGTTCACACCCATAATAGCGACATTCCATGTGTACAAATTAACTCTAAAGGAATATTTAAAAGCTAAAAAAGTTAATGTACTTATTAAACGTGTTAAGGACAGTATTTCTATTTCCAGGCTAAAAGAAACCAATAATAGAAATGATTTAATCTATGAAAAAACTCCAATTACCAACATGGAAAGCTTAGGAGATGTTGAAAAGGTAGATTTAGAAAACGTGACCTACCGGTTCCTTAAAGGAGTACTGTACGATTTTTTATATGCTACTGTAGAGCACAAGAGTAATACCTCCATATTCAAGATTACACAAAACCCCAATTCATATTTAATAAAAGGAAAGAACAGCATGCAACAAATTCTAATTAAAAACTGA
- a CDS encoding GNAT family N-acetyltransferase, whose product MRITSNPFTSKTFSNIWLRHFGKNSSPIVFKSIEGISFVKSWFPLVFVNTGQTHTKGVSYSIHQNEQVDLKNKVLLIYDVPTFFDLDFTTLNGSLQLRKIKQYPGFLIHLDKYTDLGHYMSSSFSKSSRYKLNKYKKRLEESFEISYKMFLGDISKEKYDSVFDHFKILLEKRFLDKGITNNNLDTKEWNFYHEVAYPLILEKKASLFVIYEGITPIGVTLCYFSETILFDAITVFDIDYEKFHLGSVTIMKLIEWSLEHNIKVFDFSKGYFDYKKRWANEEYHFEYHVYHDSNLLKAKIISWCIFAFFSLKQKLRDKNVNEKLHKLRFLLEKNKAEVPTKPTYQFSEIQQELNQLELVDIDFKKPPYTFLTTLVFDFLYLTNEQLKHIKVQQVKNDYLQYIIKGKTVNRKATITSITRSK is encoded by the coding sequence GTGCGCATTACTTCCAATCCTTTTACTTCGAAGACCTTTTCAAATATATGGCTTAGGCATTTTGGCAAGAACAGTTCGCCTATTGTATTTAAAAGCATAGAAGGAATTTCGTTTGTAAAAAGCTGGTTTCCATTAGTATTTGTTAACACAGGACAGACACATACCAAAGGAGTTTCATATTCTATCCATCAAAATGAACAGGTGGATTTAAAGAATAAAGTGTTGTTGATTTATGATGTTCCTACTTTTTTTGACTTAGACTTTACTACATTAAATGGTTCGTTACAATTACGAAAAATTAAGCAATATCCGGGTTTTTTGATTCATTTGGACAAGTATACCGACCTTGGGCATTATATGTCTTCGAGTTTTAGTAAGAGTTCCAGATATAAACTCAACAAATACAAAAAAAGACTGGAAGAGTCATTTGAAATCTCTTATAAAATGTTCCTTGGGGATATTTCAAAAGAGAAGTATGACAGTGTTTTTGATCATTTTAAAATTTTATTGGAAAAACGATTTTTAGACAAAGGGATTACCAATAACAACCTGGATACGAAAGAATGGAATTTCTATCATGAGGTAGCCTATCCTTTGATCCTTGAAAAGAAAGCGAGCCTTTTTGTTATCTATGAAGGAATTACTCCTATTGGAGTTACCCTTTGTTATTTCTCTGAAACTATTCTTTTTGATGCCATTACCGTATTTGATATTGATTACGAGAAATTTCATCTGGGCTCTGTAACCATAATGAAACTAATAGAGTGGAGTTTGGAGCATAACATAAAAGTCTTTGATTTCTCCAAGGGCTATTTCGATTACAAGAAAAGATGGGCCAATGAAGAATACCATTTCGAATATCACGTTTATCACGATTCTAATTTACTTAAGGCGAAGATTATTTCTTGGTGCATATTTGCGTTTTTCTCCTTAAAGCAAAAGCTGCGCGATAAAAATGTAAACGAAAAACTTCATAAGCTAAGGTTCCTATTAGAAAAGAATAAGGCTGAAGTTCCCACAAAACCAACTTATCAGTTCTCCGAGATACAACAGGAGTTGAACCAGCTGGAATTAGTTGATATTGATTTCAAGAAGCCCCCATATACCTTTTTAACCACATTAGTCTTTGATTTTTTGTACCTTACGAATGAACAACTGAAACACATTAAAGTACAACAGGTTAAAAATGACTATTTACAATATATCATTAAAGGTAAAACAGTCAATCGAAAAGCAACAATCACTTCCATAACACGTTCAAAATAA
- a CDS encoding peptidoglycan bridge formation glycyltransferase FemA/FemB family protein encodes MIEIINNKEDWNSLLDSLDSYDLYHTYDYHHITKNEEDEAILIKYSENNKIIAIPFLLRRIDDSYYYDLTSVYGYPGPISKNIDIHFNNSNFITEFKRYLSAQNIISIFSRLNPFIFNQHHCIQHLGQISTLSKVVNIDLTLQLDEQLKAYHKRLRTHINKARRLCNIKLAETKEEVLAYIDLYYKNMERVNAKKYYFFEEKYFFDLLNSSDFNTRLLLATDRESNTIIAGAMFITTNQIVQYHLSGTDEDKLDHYPVKLLIDEMRIIASQENSTFFNLGGGVGNKEDSLFHFKSGFSKDFKDFNLWKVIVNQEVYDQLSLEKNIDSETNYFPLYRSIDLN; translated from the coding sequence ATGATTGAAATAATAAATAATAAGGAGGATTGGAATTCACTTCTTGATAGTTTGGATTCTTATGATTTATACCACACTTATGATTATCATCATATAACAAAAAATGAAGAAGATGAAGCTATTTTAATAAAGTATTCCGAAAATAATAAAATTATTGCAATTCCATTTTTATTGCGTCGAATTGATGATAGTTACTACTATGATTTAACTTCTGTATATGGCTACCCTGGTCCTATATCTAAAAACATTGATATACATTTTAATAATTCAAATTTTATTACAGAATTTAAAAGATATTTATCCGCTCAGAATATTATTTCCATATTTTCTAGATTAAACCCATTTATTTTTAACCAACATCATTGTATTCAACATTTAGGACAGATTTCCACTCTTAGCAAGGTTGTCAATATAGATCTAACCCTACAGCTTGATGAACAACTAAAGGCCTATCACAAAAGACTAAGAACCCATATAAATAAAGCAAGAAGACTATGCAATATTAAATTGGCAGAAACCAAGGAAGAAGTCCTTGCCTACATAGATTTGTATTATAAGAATATGGAAAGGGTGAATGCCAAAAAGTATTACTTCTTTGAAGAAAAATATTTTTTTGATCTTTTAAATTCAAGTGATTTCAATACCCGATTATTACTGGCTACAGATAGAGAATCCAATACCATTATAGCGGGTGCCATGTTTATAACCACCAACCAGATTGTACAATACCATTTGTCTGGTACGGATGAAGATAAGTTAGATCACTATCCCGTTAAACTTTTGATAGATGAGATGCGGATTATTGCATCCCAAGAAAATAGCACCTTTTTTAACCTTGGAGGTGGCGTAGGCAACAAAGAAGATTCATTATTTCATTTTAAATCGGGATTTTCTAAGGATTTTAAGGATTTTAACCTTTGGAAGGTCATCGTAAATCAAGAAGTTTATGATCAATTGTCTTTGGAAAAAAACATCGATTCTGAAACCAATTATTTTCCATTATACCGATCTATAGATCTAAATTAA